The following are from one region of the Maribacter aquivivus genome:
- a CDS encoding CREC-EF hand family protein, whose amino-acid sequence MKRITLKTGLLFAMLVAFGTVAVNAQSKGEKKEPPTFTELLKQMDKDEDGQLSKDEVKGPLKDDFDKIDTDEDGFLTEEELEKAPKPKGRPRN is encoded by the coding sequence ATGAAACGTATTACATTAAAAACAGGATTATTATTTGCCATGTTAGTTGCATTTGGAACAGTAGCAGTTAACGCACAGTCTAAAGGCGAAAAAAAAGAGCCCCCAACATTTACTGAGCTTTTAAAGCAAATGGATAAGGACGAAGACGGTCAACTTTCTAAAGACGAGGTAAAAGGACCTTTAAAAGATGATTTCGATAAAATTGATACTGATGAAGATGGTTTTCTTACTGAAGAAGAATTAGAAAAAGCTCCTAAACCAAAAGGAAGACCTAGAAACTAA